AGCAGACGAGGAAGACCGCGGCGGCGCGCCGCTTCACCTGGTTGCTCCCCTACGCCCCGAGGTGGCGCGCGATGAGCATCTGCTGGATCTCGTCGGTGCCCTCGCCGATCGTGAGCACCTTCGCGTCGCGGTAGAAGCGGCAGACCGGGTACTCCTCCATGAACCCGTAGCCGCCGTGGATCTGCACCGCCTCCTCCGCGGCGCGCACGGCCAAACGGCCGGTCTTCAGCTTGGCCTGCGCCGCCACGAGGCTGAACGGGCGACCGTGATCCTTGAGGTGGGCGGCCTTGTACGTGAGCAGGCGCGCCGCCTCCAGCTCGGTGGCCATGTCCGCGAGCTTGGCCTGGATGGCCTGGAACTTGGAGATCGGCTTGCCGAACGCGCGGCGATCCTTGGCGTAGGCGAGCGACTCGTCGAGGGCGCCCTGCGCCAGGCCCACGCCCATCGCGGCCACGCCGATGCGGCCGCCGTCGAGCGTGGCGAGGAACTGCGCGTAGCCGCGCCCGCGGTCGCCGAGCAGGTGCTCCTCCGGCACGCGCGCATCCGCGAACGAGAGCGGGCGCGTGTCCGACGCGTTCCAGCCCATCTTGCGGTAGGAGGCCTCAACCGTGTAGCCGGGCGTGCCGGTCGGGACGATGATGTTCGAGATCTCGTCCTTCCCGGTGCGCGCGGTGATGGTCACGCCGCCCGAGATGTCGGTGCCGGCATTGGTGATGAACTGCTTCGCGCCGTCGATCACCCACTCGCCGCCCTCGAGCCGCGCCCTGGTCCGGGTGTTCCCGGCGTCGGAGCCGGCCTCGGGCTCTGTCAGCCCGAACGCCCACAGGCGCCTGCCCGCGCAGAGGTCGGGCATCAGCCGCTCCTTCTGCTCGTGGCTGCCGAACGCGTTGATCGGGAACGTGCCGAGGCTGATGTGCGCCGCCATCGTGATGGCCACGGAGGAGTCGATCCGCGCGAGCTCCTCGACCGCGATCGCGTAGGAGAGCGTGTCGGTGCCGCCGCCGCCGTACTCCTGCGGGTAGGGCATCCCCATCAGGCCGAGCTCCCCGAGCTTCGCGACGATCTCGTAGGGGAAGCGCTTCTCCCAGTCCAGCTCCTCCGCCACCGGCCGGACCTCCTGCTCGGAGAAGTCCCGGACCAGCCGGCGAATGTCGTTCTGCTCGTCAGTGAGGTCGAAGTTCACGAGCGGGCAGCCTAATCGTCACGTTCGTGACCCTGCTGTGCCGTGCCCGCGCGTAGCGTCGGTGCGTGACCGGCGAGCGAGGACAGGCATCGGTGGAGTGGATCGCGGCCCTGCTCGTTGTCGCACTGGCCCTGGGGGCGCTCGCCGCCGTGGCCATTCGTGTGGACGGCCGTTCCTTCGGCGGCTTCCTCGCCCACCGCTTCGTGTGCACCGTGCGCGGCGACTGCCGCGAGCGCGACGACGCCCTGCGCCGGGCGTACGGCGACCGCGACGCGGAGCTCGTGCGCCGCTACGCGCCGAGCATCGCGTATGAGCCCGGCACGCTCACGCTGCCGGTGGACTGGCGCC
The Thermoleophilaceae bacterium DNA segment above includes these coding regions:
- a CDS encoding acyl-CoA dehydrogenase family protein, whose product is MNFDLTDEQNDIRRLVRDFSEQEVRPVAEELDWEKRFPYEIVAKLGELGLMGMPYPQEYGGGGTDTLSYAIAVEELARIDSSVAITMAAHISLGTFPINAFGSHEQKERLMPDLCAGRRLWAFGLTEPEAGSDAGNTRTRARLEGGEWVIDGAKQFITNAGTDISGGVTITARTGKDEISNIIVPTGTPGYTVEASYRKMGWNASDTRPLSFADARVPEEHLLGDRGRGYAQFLATLDGGRIGVAAMGVGLAQGALDESLAYAKDRRAFGKPISKFQAIQAKLADMATELEAARLLTYKAAHLKDHGRPFSLVAAQAKLKTGRLAVRAAEEAVQIHGGYGFMEEYPVCRFYRDAKVLTIGEGTDEIQQMLIARHLGA